A region from the Methylothermaceae bacteria B42 genome encodes:
- a CDS encoding urease accessory protein UreG has translation MDHQQILRVGVGGPVGSGKTALVEALCKSMRNKYQIGVVTNDIYTREDQEFLIKSGALPQERILGVETGGCPHTAIREDASMNLLAVEDLCQRFPSLDFVLIESGGDNLSATFSPELADLTIYVLDVAAGDKIPRKGGPGITRSDLLVINKTDLAPHVGASLDVMARDAKKMRGDRPFIFTNIKSGEGVAEVGEFIRRFGLF, from the coding sequence ATGGATCATCAGCAGATTTTACGCGTTGGCGTGGGAGGGCCGGTCGGCTCTGGCAAGACCGCGCTGGTCGAAGCCTTGTGCAAATCAATGCGGAACAAGTATCAAATAGGCGTAGTTACCAACGATATTTATACTCGCGAGGACCAGGAATTTCTTATCAAGAGCGGCGCCTTGCCTCAAGAACGGATTCTAGGCGTCGAAACCGGTGGTTGTCCGCATACGGCTATCAGAGAAGATGCTTCGATGAATCTTTTGGCGGTAGAAGATTTATGCCAGCGGTTTCCTTCTCTGGACTTTGTCCTTATCGAAAGCGGGGGCGACAATTTGAGCGCCACCTTCAGCCCGGAGTTGGCTGATTTGACCATCTACGTTCTCGATGTGGCAGCTGGAGACAAGATTCCACGCAAAGGTGGGCCTGGGATTACCCGCTCTGATTTGCTCGTGATCAATAAAACGGATCTTGCTCCTCATGTGGGGGCTTCATTGGATGTCATGGCGCGGGACGCAAAAAAAATGCGAGGCGATAGGCCTTTTATATTTACTAATATTAAATCAGGTGAAGGTGTAGCCGAGG
- a CDS encoding urease accessory protein UreF produces the protein MPIDYPLARLLQLSSPSLPIGLYCYSQGMERAVEDGWIGNEQQVEAWISGLLEHSLKLTDIPVLFRLYRAWTNEDHPAIVQWSRTLIACRETSELREEDRHGGHALARLLVGLNMDQGEAWINRPEATLATCFSLAAVKWNIPELDTALGYLWAWLENQVLCAVKLVPLGQVSGQQLLWRLQERLPDIIADAMKIRDDEIGGSLFGLALASSRHEEQYSRLYRS, from the coding sequence ATGCCCATTGATTACCCATTGGCCAGACTGTTGCAACTGTCCAGCCCAAGCCTGCCCATTGGACTATATTGCTATTCCCAGGGGATGGAGCGGGCGGTCGAAGATGGCTGGATAGGCAATGAGCAGCAGGTTGAAGCATGGATCAGTGGCTTGTTGGAGCACAGTCTGAAACTGACTGATATTCCAGTTTTATTTCGTTTATATCGTGCTTGGACAAATGAGGATCATCCCGCCATTGTTCAATGGAGCAGGACCTTGATCGCTTGCCGGGAAACTTCTGAATTGCGGGAGGAAGACCGCCACGGGGGGCATGCCTTGGCCAGATTGTTGGTCGGTCTCAACATGGACCAAGGCGAAGCATGGATCAACCGTCCCGAGGCGACTTTGGCTACTTGTTTTAGCCTGGCGGCTGTCAAGTGGAACATTCCTGAGTTGGATACGGCATTGGGATATCTTTGGGCCTGGCTCGAAAACCAAGTGTTATGCGCCGTCAAACTGGTGCCATTGGGGCAGGTAAGTGGTCAGCAACTGCTATGGCGATTGCAAGAAAGGCTTCCCGATATCATTGCCGATGCCATGAAAATCAGGGATGATGAAATTGGAGGAAGTTTGTTCGGCTTGGCTTTGGCAAGCAGCCGCCATGAAGAACAATATTCACGGCTTTATCGTTCCTGA
- a CDS encoding urease accessory protein UreE encodes MLKLIRKIAAEAIPLDNLTLTYDTRTKSRLLAKTDGGIEVGLSLPRGTVLHDGDLLASEDGQVILIKAAPEPVSVARTNDPCLFAKACYHLGNRHVPLAIQPGELMYLLDHVLDQLVEHLGLTVEHQMLPFDPEPGAYHAH; translated from the coding sequence ATGCTAAAACTAATAAGAAAGATTGCCGCTGAAGCAATTCCGCTTGACAACCTCACTCTCACCTACGACACACGCACCAAAAGCAGATTACTGGCAAAAACCGATGGCGGAATCGAAGTCGGCCTTTCCCTCCCCAGAGGCACGGTGCTTCACGACGGCGATCTGCTTGCCAGCGAAGACGGACAAGTGATTTTGATCAAAGCGGCCCCCGAGCCAGTTTCGGTGGCTAGAACCAATGATCCTTGTCTTTTTGCCAAAGCGTGTTATCACTTGGGTAACCGCCATGTTCCGCTTGCCATCCAGCCGGGTGAGCTTATGTACTTACTGGATCACGTACTGGATCAACTGGTGGAACATCTTGGTTTGACAGTAGAGCATCAAATGCTTCCCTTTGACCCCGAGCCCGGCGCTTATCATGCCCATTGA